AAGATCTATTAATGTTGCTCTGATCGAATGCGATCAATCATGACCCGATGGGGCACACACCTGGCTGTGTGCCTTTTTGTTTTACCCATCGGCGTATCAGCAGCGGGTCTTGCCGATGTGGTTGGTGAGGGACAGATCCGTTTTCTGAAAACCAAGCCAGATCCCAATTCATATACCTATGAATCGAAGGTAACGATCCTAGAGACCAGTCTTGATTCTGGTTTGGTACAAATTCAGACCTGCCATAAAAAATTAGATCCAATTCGTAAGGTGGTCATTCTGTTTAACAAAGACCGAATCCGGGATATTCAAGTGCGGACCATGGATGGCATCGCAATGGCTGAGGTCAGAGACAATCGCGTGACCTTAAGTGAGGTACAAAAAGGTGGATCGATTTGTATTGATTTGCAGTCAAAAGCGCTGGATTCTCTTGGTAATGGTCTTTATCAACTCAATGCTGGTCCCTTGATGCGCAGACTCTTTGATGGTTATTTACCGATGACCGCGAACATGAGGTTCTCATGGCCAGATAAGCTGCTTGCCGTTCAAGAAACTAAACCAGCGAGTCAAGATGGCGTTGATATTAAGTCCGCTAATGATGGTCTGGAGATGGACTTAGTGTTTGCCGGAAAAATGACTGCGCAGATCTTGCTAAAGCGCTCCGATTAAAGCTTAGAGCTTTTCACAGCGATACTGCTTGGAGCCAATGGCTAAGCGCGATTCGCTCTGAATCAATTGCGCGATAGACGCTTTGACGTCACCAACCTTGCAGTTTTCATCAAAATAGCTGACTAGCCCGAGACTGCCACAAAAGCGCAACTGCCGATCGTCAATCTTCATGGTCGATTGCTGCAAGACCATGACTACTTTTTTGCTAGGGTCATTCTCGGGAATGCAGTTCCAGGTGGTGTAGTCGGCTTGGCCACATGCCGAAAGCATAAGAAGTAGGGGTAGAAAGTAAAAAACGCGCATTTACAGGACAATGGAATCTAGATTCGATCTATTGTATGAGCCAAACCCTATTGCCGTTGACCCTGTTCTATGATGGTGCCTGCCCACTGTGTCAGGCAGAGATTCTTTATTTGCAAACCCGCAATCAACAGCAATTGCTTCAATTTGTCGATGTCAACAGCAGTGCATTCGACCCAGAGCGCGTCGGCGTTTCGTGCCAGGCGGCGCTCAATCAGATGGTTGGGCAAATTGAGGGGCAGGCCCTGATCCATGGTGTCCCTGTCTTTGCAGAGGCCTATCGGCGCGCTAATCTCCCCATCCTGGCTTGGCTATTTTCAAGAAAAATACTGAGACCCATCTTGAATCTTGCATATCGAATTTTTGCAAAGAATCGCCATGCGATATCAGGCGCCATCGGACCCTTCGCATTAAAACTGGTCAAACGGATAACTCAATCACCCCGATGACGTAGCGCATGATTTTGTTGGGCGATTGAGCATTCGCGAGGCCCGGGAATGACCGTAATCGCATCACCGGCTTTTAGGAATCCAGCCTGAAGGACTCGAAGGTACCAACCGCTGCGAGCACCTTGGATCATTGCCTTGGCCGCTGTTGCAACACCCGTCTTCGCTGTGAACTTATAGCAGGGCTCGCGTAATTTCGTAACAGCGCATTCAACAGCTCCAATACGAAGGCGATCACCAACGTAGATATCGTGCTCGCTTAATCCGCTAATCGTTAGATTTTCACCAAGGTAGCCGTGCTCTAAATGGATGGATTGGCCTTTAGCTTCTGAAAAAAGCGAGGACCAAAATGGATAGTGTTCTTGCGGATACATATAAAGGGCTTTTTCAGTCCCACCATGAGCTTGGGGATCAGCTTGTTCATCGCCAACAATTCCAGCTCTTGTTACTTCGATTAGTTGAGGATTAGTCAGTGTACTAATCGGCGTTTTGTAAATACCTGACATGATTGTGCGAAGCTCATTGTCATCGCGAACCCATATGGGTTTTACCAGTCCAGCACTAATGGTTTCTAGACGAATTGTCATAAGCCATTATGCCGAAGAAAGCCCCAAGCTCAAACTCGGGGCTACAGGGATTGACTTACTTCTTCTCGGCGCGAATCGATTGATCGCACTCGCGAATGCTATGGTTATAGCGCGGATGGTGATTATTTTTGTCGAGTGACGCTTTGCAATCGGCGATGGAATAACGCACATTCGCTGGATTGGAATTTGACATAAAGACTCCTTTATTGATGATTAAAAAAGTCAGGAAAAGTCCTGCGAAAGGAATATAGGGCTCTGCCTGTGAAAATTCAAGGGCGATCGATTAATATCAAACGATGAACTGGTTAAAGAAGCTTCCCCTAACACGTCGAGAACCGCCTGGCTTTGAGTGGGTCATTTTGCGCTATACGCCAAAGCTGATGTTCTATGGCACCAGCATATTGGTTATACCGCTTGCCATTTTGCAATACGGCATAGAGCCTAGCGGATCATCCAAGCTCTGGGAGCTCTATTTAATAGCGGGACTCATCTTCTTCTGGACGATGCTTTTCACTGCCGCTTTATGTGCCTTTATCGTGTATTTAATGAAAGGCCCAGCATTTGTTGCCGATGCGTACTACCTAGAGGATTCTGATTTATCAAAATGAAGGGTAGCGCAGGGGTCGGCGCGATCGATACTAGGTGTAATCCAGACAAAATCGTATAGTTTGGCGAGCTCTGCAAATGCTGTAGAGTCGCGCTGCGCCTCTTCAATCAAGCCAACACTCACTCGTTTCTTGGAAGGCTCAAGAGATCTTAAAACTTGGGGCACCCCATAATCATTGCGAACATGACCATTACCGGCAAACAGAATGGCGGGGGAATGACGCATCATGACCTGCGCCATCGAGATGTCCGTCAAGCGCTGTACCCGAAACATGGGTTCTAAATACTGGGCGGGAAGCTTGCCACAATGCCCGTCGATCAAATCGTTCTCAAGACTGCGTTTTGCCTCACCTGTCAAAGCACTTTTTTGGTAATCCGATTCCATTGCAGCGGGGATGGGTCCACCAGAGAAGATGGTTTTAGAAATTGAACGATCTAGATTGGAGCCGTAGAGCGGTAATTCAGATACCCGAATCGCTTCAAATAGGGGTTGATAGAGCTTCCATGGCCACGCCTTTGGGGAGAACCCTGCTTGCTCCAGCGACTGTAGAGTCGATCCAGTCCATCGGACTAATGGACCGGTTGGCAGATACTCAACAACCGCTGCATATTTTTTGCTAGCAATTGCAGCAATCAATCGACCACGTGCTTCATGGTGATGGGGGTTATCGTGTAGCTCACCCAGCAAAATATAGTCAGCGCTGATTAGCTCAGCAATCAATCGCTCCTGATTAATGGTGGTCTGATTACGCAAATCAACGATTGAGTTTGCGCTTGCAGCACTGCTAAAAACAAGAAGAATCCAACTTAGATAAATTTTCTTAATAGTATTCATTAAGAATATTTCTCGAGTGCAGCAAAAAAGCGCTGCCCCATGGGGGATACTGGCTCATGGGGGAGGCCCACTTTGCCTGTGATGCGCTGGACTTCTTCTACTAACTTGCGACCAAACCCCATTAGCCGGTACATGGGTTGAACATAAATGTACTCAATATCACCGTCATTGGAATATCGGCAGTAAGCGATCGTGGTGTTTGGGTTTTTAATCCAGATCGTTTGTTGCTCAACTTCCATTGAGTAGTCCATAGGATTGAGTAATTGCATTTTTTCCTAAATCGCCTGTAGAATGAATTTGGGTATTTTATGTTTAGTTTTGAATTCTAGTATTACAAGCTTGTTTGTATTGCCTAGTGTTTATGTACCGAATAATAAAAATCGATCCCGTCAAAGAACTGGCCTACGTTGCTGACGAACCAAAGGGCAAGTCGTTTGAATTTTATTTCCCAAAACTCAGTGATGCTGTTTTCATTGAGGAGTACACCTTAAAGCTTATTAGTAGTGACGGCCGCTACAAAATTATTTCACTGCTCGGCCGATAAGGCTTGGCATGCCATTCTCCCGCATTGAACCAGGCCCGAATAATCAATTTATGCCCATCGAGGCTCGGTTGATATTGGATAGCTATCAGCATTTTCTGGGTAAGTCTTGCATTGAATTAACCAGTTCAAAGAATGCAGCGCAAATGCTCTATGAAGCCCCTTTTGCGGTGGTGGCGCATGATACCTTCGCAGACCCAATTTTTGCCTATGCCAATCGGATGGCCCAGAATGCATTTGAGATGAATTGGGCAGAAATCACCTCGATTCCATCGCGTCAATCGGCGGAGCCGGTCTTGCAAGACGAGCGCCAATCCTTATTGCAGCGTGTGCAACAGTTTGGTTTTATCGATGATTACTCTGGTATTCGGATATCTAAGGGCGGTAAACGGTTTTGGATCCGTAATGCAACGGTATGGAATTTAATCGATGCGAATGGAGCGAGGGTGGGCCAAGCCGCCCGATTTGATCGCTGGGATTATTTACCAGCCTGACTGTCTCGAAGTTCTGAAGCCTTGTCTTGAATTGCCAACTTGGCTTCATCGGTCATGCGTGCGAGATTGCGAACCTGCATGAGCATGCGTGGATTTTTGCTCATGGCGCTCTCATGGCGAATCAGAAAATCCCAATACAGCGTGGTAAATGGACAGGCATTGGGACCGGTAGATTGATCGGGCTTAAAGACACAGTGCTTGCAATAGTTACTCATGCGATCAATGTATTTACCCGTTGCAATATATGGCTTACTGGCCATTAATCCGCCATCGGCAAATTGGCTCATACCAATGACATTGGGGAGCTCTACCCACTCGACAGCATCCACATACATACTTAAATACCAAGCATGAATTTCCTTTGGCTTGACACCAAGAAGGAGGGCGTAGAGACCGGTGACCATGAGGCGTTGAATATGGTGCGCATAGCCGGTTCGCAAACTCTGAGTAATCGTTTGCGATAAACAATGCATTGGGGTGTTACCGTCCCAGAAGAATGCCGGTAGAGCTTGATTGGCGTTTAACGCATTGAGTTCAAGGTACTTTGGCATGTTCATCCAATAGATACCGCGGACATATTCACGCCAGCCTAAGATTTGACGAATAAATCCCTCAACCGCGGCAATTGGTGCCCGACCTTGACGATAGGTTTCTTCTGTAGCCTTCACCACCTCTTGAGCGGATAGTAATTTCAGATTTAGGGCACTTGCAATATGCGAATGAAATAACCATGGCTCATCAGTCCACATGGCATCTTGATACACGCCAAACTCAGGTAGACGATGTTGAATAAAGTCATCCAAGGCACGCAGAGCCTCTTGCCGATTGACCGGCCACCCAAAGCCAGAAGCGCTTGCAGTTACTGAACCGGGATGCGATGCAAACCGACTCTCAACCAGTTCGATCACCTCTTGGGTAATGCGATCGGGCTTGAGGCGCAGTGGTGGTGGTATAGGTGGAGGACCCTCTTTACCAAAGGAGGAGCGATTTTCGGAGTCAAAGTTCCATTCGCTACCGGCAGGGGAATCGCCATCCATGAGGACACGATGCTTTTTGCGAAGCTCGCGATACCAATACTCCAGACGCAGTTGCTTGCGACCTTTGGCATGTTCAAAAAACTCCCGAACGGTCGAGAAAAAATACCGATCCTCACGGATTTCTAGTTCAATGCCGGTTTGCAATGCCAGCTGTTTGATTTTCTCAAGAACCCGCCAATCCCCAGGGGCAGTCATAATGAGTCGGCTTGGATTGCATAGGGCAATGGTTCTGGCAAGCTCACCCTCAATGCTTTGGGTATTGTTCGGGTCATCGAGTTCACTGTAATGCAATGCAATCTTTTCTTGACGCAACGATTGCGCAAAATGACGCATCGCACTAATAAATAAAGCAATCCGTTGCTTTGAAGACCAAATGTGGGTGGATTCTTCATCCACTTCTGCCATCCATACTGCGTCTTGCTTCACATCAAAGCCGTCAAATGCGCTCGCATCCCGGTTGAGCTGATCGCCAAGGATAACGACTAAGGATCGAGTTTGGGCCATGAATTTAGGTAAATTGATTGGGGGTTCAGATCGTTGATGACCCGTATTGGAATTTTATGATGAAACAGAAAATTTTATTGAATTCAATGCGTTATCAAATCCATTGATCAAAACCGATTTTCCCAATTAACCCCCATTTATTTTTTTACTATTTGGTATATGATTCTTAAAACCCTCTGATCTAAGAGGAATTTCAATAAGTCAAACTAAATGCAAGGAGACCTGCATGGTAAAGCTAACCGTGAACGGCAAGGCAAGATCGGTTGATGTCGATCCTAACACCCCATTATTGTGGGTGATTCGTGAGCAAATCGGATTAACTGGAACGAAGTATGGTTGCGGTATCGCGGCCTGCGGTTCCTGTACCGTACTATTGGACGGTGCAGCGGTCCGTTCCTGCGCCTTGCCCGTTAGTGCTGCAGCAGGTAAAAAGATTGAGACGGTTGAGAGTTTGGCCCAAGGCGGCAAGCTCAGCAAAGTTCAGCAGGCATTTGTTGAAAAACAAGCCCCGCAATGCGGCTATTGCCAGACCGGCATGGTGATGGCAGTCACCGCTTTACTACGAAGCAATCCAAAGCCAAGCGATGCCGATATTGATGCGGCAGTGACCAATATTTGTCGCTGTGGAACCTTTCAAGAAGTTCGGGCTGCGGTTCATGCCGCCGCTAAGGCTTAAGGAGAATACGATGAATGCACCTGTACCAAATTTATCTCGCCGCCAATTCATTGTCGGATCCAGTGCAGTTTCTGCTGGATTAGCAATCGGTTTGGAGTTCCCAGCCGTGATTGGAAGTGCTCAAGCCTCCACAGCGCAAGCGGCAATGCCCCCTGAAATCGGGGTCTGGGTGATGATTCAGCCAAATGACACCGTGATTATTCGTGTAGTTCGCTCTGAAATGGGTCAGGGCACCATTACTGGCTTAGCTCAATTAGTCGCCGAGGAGTTGGAGTGCGATTGGAGGAAAATTACGATTGATTATCCGACTCCAGGAGAGAGCCTAAAGCGTAAAGGTGTTTGGGGATCATTCTCCACTGGTGGCAGTCGCGGCATTCGTACCTCTGAAGATTATGTTCGCAAAGGCGGTGCTGCAGCGCGCATCATGCTAGTTCAAGCAGCAGCAAATCAATGGGGTGTTCCTGCTGCAGAATGCTTGGCATCCAATAGCGTCATTTCCCATCAGGCAAGCGGTCGAACCATCAGTTATGGAAAAGTTGCTGCTGCTGCAGCGAAATTGCCTGTGCCTGACGCTAAGAATATTGAACTGAAAGATCCCAAGCGCTGGAAGGTGATTGGTAAGTCGATGGACCGCATTGATAGCTTGGCCGATAAAGTGACCGGCAAACAAGTCTATGCAATCGATCTGCAAATGCCTGGCATGCTAGTTGCTACGATTAAGCAATGCCCGGTATTTGGCGGTAAGTTAAAAAGCTTTGATGCTAGCAAAGTAGCCAGCATGAAGGGTGTAAAAAAGGTAGTGCAGGTTAGCGATACGTCCGTCGCTGTTGTTGCAGATACCTTCTGGCAGGCTAAGGTTGCTATGGATCAGTTGCCCATCGTTTGGGACGAAGGCGCCAATGCCAATGTTCAACAGGCTGATATTCTGAAGCGTCTTGAGGAGGGATTAAATGCCAACGAAACCTTTGTTGGTAATGCCAATGGCGACTTTAAAAATGCAGCATCGGATGCCTCAAAGAAAATTGAAGCCAAATTCTTTTATCCATTCTTAAACCACGCTCCGATGGAGCCCATGAATGCAACTGCGTTGTGGACTGCGGATAAATGCCGTGCCTGGGTCCCCACACAAGATGGTGAGGCATCTCTTGCAGCCGTGATCGCAGCTTCTGGTCTAACAGCAGATAAATGCGATGTAATCAAAGTTAATCTTGGTGGTGGATTTGGACGACGCGGGGCGTTTCAGGATTACACAACTCAAGTGGTCAATATTGCAAAACAAATGCCTGGTACTCCCATTAAGCTCATTTGGACTCGTGAAGAGGATATGACCCAGGGTCGTTACCATCCCATCATGATGTGCAAGATGACCGGAACGTTTGATGATAAGAAAAACCTAACCGGTGTTCATATGCGCCTCTCAGGTCAGTCCATCTTGACGGCCGTTCGTCCTGCGGTGGTTGCCCAAAATAAAGGAATGGATCCATTGGTTTTCCAGGGGGTAGCAAAAGGTGGAGAGCATGGCATT
This genomic window from Polynucleobacter sp. MWH-UH24A contains:
- a CDS encoding (2Fe-2S)-binding protein — protein: MVKLTVNGKARSVDVDPNTPLLWVIREQIGLTGTKYGCGIAACGSCTVLLDGAAVRSCALPVSAAAGKKIETVESLAQGGKLSKVQQAFVEKQAPQCGYCQTGMVMAVTALLRSNPKPSDADIDAAVTNICRCGTFQEVRAAVHAAAKA
- a CDS encoding ChaN family lipoprotein, whose amino-acid sequence is MNTIKKIYLSWILLVFSSAASANSIVDLRNQTTINQERLIAELISADYILLGELHDNPHHHEARGRLIAAIASKKYAAVVEYLPTGPLVRWTGSTLQSLEQAGFSPKAWPWKLYQPLFEAIRVSELPLYGSNLDRSISKTIFSGGPIPAAMESDYQKSALTGEAKRSLENDLIDGHCGKLPAQYLEPMFRVQRLTDISMAQVMMRHSPAILFAGNGHVRNDYGVPQVLRSLEPSKKRVSVGLIEEAQRDSTAFAELAKLYDFVWITPSIDRADPCATLHFDKSESSR
- a CDS encoding thiol-disulfide oxidoreductase DCC family protein encodes the protein MSQTLLPLTLFYDGACPLCQAEILYLQTRNQQQLLQFVDVNSSAFDPERVGVSCQAALNQMVGQIEGQALIHGVPVFAEAYRRANLPILAWLFSRKILRPILNLAYRIFAKNRHAISGAIGPFALKLVKRITQSPR
- a CDS encoding GNAT family N-acetyltransferase; protein product: MQLLNPMDYSMEVEQQTIWIKNPNTTIAYCRYSNDGDIEYIYVQPMYRLMGFGRKLVEEVQRITGKVGLPHEPVSPMGQRFFAALEKYS
- a CDS encoding cryptochrome/photolyase family protein, with the translated sequence MAQTRSLVVILGDQLNRDASAFDGFDVKQDAVWMAEVDEESTHIWSSKQRIALFISAMRHFAQSLRQEKIALHYSELDDPNNTQSIEGELARTIALCNPSRLIMTAPGDWRVLEKIKQLALQTGIELEIREDRYFFSTVREFFEHAKGRKQLRLEYWYRELRKKHRVLMDGDSPAGSEWNFDSENRSSFGKEGPPPIPPPLRLKPDRITQEVIELVESRFASHPGSVTASASGFGWPVNRQEALRALDDFIQHRLPEFGVYQDAMWTDEPWLFHSHIASALNLKLLSAQEVVKATEETYRQGRAPIAAVEGFIRQILGWREYVRGIYWMNMPKYLELNALNANQALPAFFWDGNTPMHCLSQTITQSLRTGYAHHIQRLMVTGLYALLLGVKPKEIHAWYLSMYVDAVEWVELPNVIGMSQFADGGLMASKPYIATGKYIDRMSNYCKHCVFKPDQSTGPNACPFTTLYWDFLIRHESAMSKNPRMLMQVRNLARMTDEAKLAIQDKASELRDSQAGK
- a CDS encoding MEKHLA domain-containing protein, with product MPFSRIEPGPNNQFMPIEARLILDSYQHFLGKSCIELTSSKNAAQMLYEAPFAVVAHDTFADPIFAYANRMAQNAFEMNWAEITSIPSRQSAEPVLQDERQSLLQRVQQFGFIDDYSGIRISKGGKRFWIRNATVWNLIDANGARVGQAARFDRWDYLPA
- a CDS encoding MOSC domain-containing protein, with the protein product MTIRLETISAGLVKPIWVRDDNELRTIMSGIYKTPISTLTNPQLIEVTRAGIVGDEQADPQAHGGTEKALYMYPQEHYPFWSSLFSEAKGQSIHLEHGYLGENLTISGLSEHDIYVGDRLRIGAVECAVTKLREPCYKFTAKTGVATAAKAMIQGARSGWYLRVLQAGFLKAGDAITVIPGPRECSIAQQNHALRHRGD
- a CDS encoding xanthine dehydrogenase family protein molybdopterin-binding subunit encodes the protein MNAPVPNLSRRQFIVGSSAVSAGLAIGLEFPAVIGSAQASTAQAAMPPEIGVWVMIQPNDTVIIRVVRSEMGQGTITGLAQLVAEELECDWRKITIDYPTPGESLKRKGVWGSFSTGGSRGIRTSEDYVRKGGAAARIMLVQAAANQWGVPAAECLASNSVISHQASGRTISYGKVAAAAAKLPVPDAKNIELKDPKRWKVIGKSMDRIDSLADKVTGKQVYAIDLQMPGMLVATIKQCPVFGGKLKSFDASKVASMKGVKKVVQVSDTSVAVVADTFWQAKVAMDQLPIVWDEGANANVQQADILKRLEEGLNANETFVGNANGDFKNAASDASKKIEAKFFYPFLNHAPMEPMNATALWTADKCRAWVPTQDGEASLAAVIAASGLTADKCDVIKVNLGGGFGRRGAFQDYTTQVVNIAKQMPGTPIKLIWTREEDMTQGRYHPIMMCKMTGTFDDKKNLTGVHMRLSGQSILTAVRPAVVAQNKGMDPLVFQGVAKGGEHGISYDFPNLTIDHAMRNTHVPPGFWRGVNINQNAVFMECFMDELAEYAGMDPVEFRRKYSANYPRNLAVLNAVADRIGWTKPAPAGVFRGIAQQKSFGSFVAAACEISVTDGNKIKIHRIVAATDPGYAVNPAQIERQVSGSFVYGLSALFEEECTVKNGRIEQTNFDTFGSIRLRQMPKVETIIIQGGGKEWGGIGEPTISVAAPAVLNAYYRATGKRVRTVPLKNSGITLV